In Streptomyces sp. Li-HN-5-11, the sequence GGTGGCCCGCTTGACCCGGTCGGAGGTGTCGGCCCAGTCGATGCGGACCTGCGCGCCGTCGAAGGAGACCGTGCCGTCGGAGGAACGGACCGACACCGGCACCGGCGGCCCCGGCAACAGGTATGCCGTGGTGGGCTGCTTGGGGATCTGGTCCAGGAGCAGGGCCCGGCGGATCTCCTCGGCGACGTAGTCCGCGACCCCCGAGCGGTCGAGGTCCACCAGCAGCCGGTACGGGTCGGCCGCGTCCGGCAGCCGGCCGCCGGTCGCCTGGAGGAGGGGGTCGGCGCCCTCGCGCAGCCGCAGGCGCAACCGGCCGCGCCTGCGCTCGGGTTCGTAGACCACACTCGACACGGCCTCCAGCGGCACCGTGATCTCCCCGTACGTCTGCCGGAACAGTGGCACGCAGCGGTGGAGCCCCGGCGTGATCCTGAGTGTGCTGCCGTCGAACGCCCAGGTCCCGTCACGCTGGATGATCTCGGCCATAAGGGAATTCTCGCAGCCGGGTCAACACGTCGGCGGGAGCTTCACCCGCGCTGAACAGACGCGGCAGACATGGACGGGGTGGTGTAGGGCACAATTCGCTGACGTCGGGCGGGTGTTGTCCGCAGGTCTGCTGCGGGTTCCGGGGAAGGCGGGCGTCGGGCGTGGCGGTGCAGGAAGCGAGAGACGGCACGGGGACGCATACTCACAAAGGCGGCTGCACCTGCGGGGACTGCCCGCACGGAGCGCGCGCCGGGCATCGGCGGGCCGTCGCCGAATTCCTTTTGAAACGGGACGAGTTCGCGGCCGGGCAGGGGCTGCCGTCCGCGGTGGCCCACTCGGCGTCGGCCTCCCGGCAGTGGGTTTCGGAGGAGCTGAAGCAGTCCGCGGAACTCGTCGCCGAGCGCGGCCGGGTCGAGGGCGAGGCATGGCTGGCCCGGCTGTGGAGCCGGACGGCGTACTCGGTGTGGGCGGCGGTCCTGCTGCTCCTGCTCGTGCAGGCGCTGACTGCCGTCGGCGCGGGCTGGACCGCCGCGCGGACGGCGGGCCTGCTGGCGGCGGTCGTGGTGGGCGGCGCGCTGACGGCCGCCTCGTGGTTCCACCGGCAGCGCGGTGGGGTCCTGGCTCCGGTCATCGGTGAGGACAACCGGCTGTCCACCTCGCGCGCGGTCGCCGCGGCGTGGGTGCTGTTCGTGGCGTACGCGCTGCTGGTGCTGGTGGGCCGGCTGGCGGCCGCCTCGGACCACGCGGAACGCGACGCGCTGATCTCCGGGCTCGGACTGGCGCGGGGCGCCGGGGTGGTGACCGTACTCGCCGTGGTGTGCGGCATCGCCGTTCTCGTGCGGCGGGTTGTCGGGCTGCGGGTGCTGGGGCAGCGGCTGCAGAAGGTGCGTGCGCACCGCCCGCGCGCGGCCGACCTGCTCACGGACGACGCGGGGCGGGGAGCGTTCGCGGACATCCAGTACGTCGTGATCAGCGCGGTCGCACTGGTGTTCGCGGCGGTGCGACTGGCGCGGCGGCCCGACCAACTGCCCGATCTGCCGTGGGGTCTCGCGGTGGTGACGCTGGTGTCGGCGGTGACCTATCTGGCCGGCAAGTACGCGGAGGGCGGGCGGCCGGTGATCCTCTCGGTGGTCCGCGCCCGGGAGGCCGGGGACCTGGACGCGCCGATCCGCACCGGCGACGACATCGAGATCCGCGGCGCGGGCTTCGTCGCGGCGGGTGCGCAGGGCGCCGACCGGCTGTCGCGGATGGTCGTCCGCATCGGTGCGGTCAACGTGCATGTGCCGCTGGTTCCGGTGACGGGAGGCTTCAGCAACCCCACGGACACCGGCCTGACGGTCCCGGTCCCGGCGGACGTCGAGCCGGGCCGTGTCGACGTGCAGGTGGTGACGGCGGCAGGCGTGGAGACGAACCGGTACGCCATCGACGTGACCGAGTGACACCGATCGACGCCGAGTGACACCGATCGGCACCCCGTTGACACCGTTTGACGGCGAGTGAGAACCGTTGACCCCGAGTAATACCGTTTGATGCCAATTGAGGCGAATGGAAGCCAACTGGGGTTGAGGGGCGCCGTATGGGGGACGCGGTCGGCTGATTTCCTGTCGTCCCGGCCGCTTCGGGCTTCGCGGGACACAGGGGCGGAAGCGGTGCGGAAGTTGAAAAAACGGTCCCGCAGGGTTGAGTGGGCCTCGCATGCCGTACGTATGTTGAAAAGAAACGGCATGGTGGTGGTGAGAGGCGGCTGGTTGCGATGACTCACGGCGTTCGAACGGACACACAGGCCGCTTATGCCGGTCGGCGGGGAGACTGGCGGGACACCGCCGCCCGCTACGCCCTCCTTCCCCTCCGCGTCTTCCTGGGTGTCACGTTCATCTACGCCGGCCTGGACAAAATCACGGACAGCGCTTTCCTGCGAGGGTCCGGTTCCGGGTCGATCGGCGAGATGATGCGCGGGGTGCGCGACTCCTCCGCCATCCCGGCCCTCGTCGACCTGGCCCTGAAGAGCCCGTCCGGCTTCGGCTGCGCCATCGCCATCGGTGAACTGGCCGTCGGTCTCGGCACCCTGGTGGGCCTGCTGGGCCGCCTGGCCGCGCTCGGCGGTGCGCTGATCTCCCTCAGCCTGTGGCTCACGGTCAGCTGGACCGCAACCCCCTACTACTACGGCAACGATCTCGCCTACCTGATGGCCTGGCTGCCCCTCGTCCTCGCCGGCACCCCGACGTTCTCCCTCGACGCCGTCCTCCGGGCGCGGCGACGGCAGAGGGCCGTCGACTACCAGTAGGTCTCCTGCACTGTCAGCCCGCTCCCTCCGCCCGTGCCTCGCCGACGCCCGGACGCTCCGCGCGGTGCCTACGCCGTACGGCCCGGTCGACCACGGCCACCACACCCGCCAGGCAGAGGCCGCCCACCACCAGCGGGACCGCCACGAACCACGGCGTCTGCCAGGCGCCGCCCGCGTCCCCGGCGTAGACGACACCCACGGCGGTGAGGAAGGCACCCGCCACCAGCTTCCCGGGCTGGAACTCATGACGCAGCACGGCTCACCTCCGCTTGTCCCACGCCGACCCTGAGGTCGAGATCCAGGATCCCGGCACTCTTGCCGTCCTTGCTGTTTCCGCTGCCCTTGGCGCCCACCGGCGGGAGCAGCGTCACCTGCCGGTACTTGCCCGGAGCCACGTCCACGTCCTGGGGACTGTCTCCGGGCAACTGGATGTCGCCGACCTTCACGTCGATCGTCGCCCTCACGGTCACGTCCTGGGGAACGATCACCCGCATCCGTCCGACGTCCACCCGCGCCCGTGTCGTCACCGTCTGCCCCTTGCCCAGATCCACACGGGTCAGGTCCAGGGTGCCCTCCCCGGTGCCCAGGTCGTACGCCGGCCGGATGTCCGCCGTCGCGACGGGCTGCCACGTCGTGCGCGTCCAGTGTGTGCTGATGTCCTTCGGCAGCGCCGCCGAAGCGGCGAGCAACGCGGCGGTGACAAGCGCCAGCAGTACCGAACCCACACCCGTACGCCCCAGGAACGCACTCACCGCCACGCCCAGGCCGAAGACGACGAGCGCGCCGGCCAGACCGGTCTGCAGGCTGGTGCCGAGGGCGTGGTCACGC encodes:
- a CDS encoding DUF4429 domain-containing protein, with product MAEIIQRDGTWAFDGSTLRITPGLHRCVPLFRQTYGEITVPLEAVSSVVYEPERRRGRLRLRLREGADPLLQATGGRLPDAADPYRLLVDLDRSGVADYVAEEIRRALLLDQIPKQPTTAYLLPGPPVPVSVRSSDGTVSFDGAQVRIDWADTSDRVKRATGPRVIGVGDLVQVEWLPNSGHEDGFLRFVTRETVFSKLPPEKDPYALDLWGSARRDLLTALVAAAVTARLPHPSARVGAGVGVGVADQREPSAAVPPRTDHHDVLLRRLRELGELHRDGVLTDEEFSMTKAAVLRGF
- a CDS encoding DoxX family protein, with the translated sequence MTHGVRTDTQAAYAGRRGDWRDTAARYALLPLRVFLGVTFIYAGLDKITDSAFLRGSGSGSIGEMMRGVRDSSAIPALVDLALKSPSGFGCAIAIGELAVGLGTLVGLLGRLAALGGALISLSLWLTVSWTATPYYYGNDLAYLMAWLPLVLAGTPTFSLDAVLRARRRQRAVDYQ